The DNA window cgggaagatcctgcatgccgcggagcggttggccCGTGAACCATGCCCACTGAGccagcacgtctggagcctgtgctccgaaatgggagaggccacaacagtgagaggcccgcgtaccgcaaaataaataaataaaataaaataaaataaaatgaaataaataaagatcattttttaaacctcagtagaatggttgacatataataaatactgaataaaacaatttaattatactaagattgttttaattttataacagcttttatcttcaggaagcaactgccacaaatattttactattaagaCAGAACTTTACCTAAACATACATGAGTATTTTCCATTTACATCTGAAATGATAGGCCAAGCATTAAAGGAACTTCATGGAACATTTAGATAGGTCCGTTTTATGTTGCCAAGGGGGTGGTCTATTTGAgtggtttttttctctagaatgcctgaaatcaaaggaaaatattaaccttaaaggtgattaatatttaaagttccatttgcggtgtatctttttttctctaaaaatgaaggACACGAGTATTCTGGCCCCTGGAGGACTTTAACAGTAGCTTTCTACCAACCACAGCCCCGGCTGTTGGGCAGCACAGATACCGCGAGGTCTACGGGGCGGAGCCTTGGAGGGGGCGGAGCTTAGCGTGACATTTTGCGACTAGGATTCCACTGGCTTCACCTGTAACATCTCTCGCTGTCTGTTGCGTAGACGAATCGGCGTGACGAGCTGAAGATTCGAaggcgccagccccagccccgcgcCAGACGCCGTTCCCTTAGAAACCTGAACTGCAGGACCAACTGCAGGAGGCAGCCCCGGAGCTCCGAGGACTCGTCCCGTACCGCGCCGTCCTGCCGTCCCCGCatcgcgccgccccgccccggcttgCCTCAGCCGTCGTTGAAACCCGTCACAGCGTGCAGGATCGAGCGCGGCCCTCGCCCTCTGCCAGGCCCCGGGGGCGCCGTCCGTCGGTCGAGGTCATGGGCAGCCGGTCCCGCAGCCCCAGTGCCTACCCTGCGGACTGGTGGGGACCGCAGACCGAAGGACCCGGCCCCGCCAAGCGCCGCCGAACGGAGGAGCCCGAGGGCCCCGAGTCCGAGTCCGAGTCCGAGGCGGCGCCCAGCCTGGACAACCTGACGGGACCTCCGGCCGCGGACGCGCTCACTTCCGTAGTGGTCCTGCCCGCCGGCtgtgccctgcacctgcccctagATGACGTCGACGTGCTGCTGGAGCCCGAGCCCACGTCCGTGCTGCAAGTGTCTCTCCGAGATCACACCCTCATGCTGGTCCCCgaggccctcctgggctggggcgtGGAAGGCCCGTGGGGACAGGGCCTGCAACGGGCCGCTTTCCTGAGCGCTCCAGGGGAGTACATGGCCCTGGAGCCGGGATTCTTCTGcgcagctgtcccagagatcgCCCGCCAAGAAGAGGTCAACAGGGAGGAAGCAGATGCCGAGCTCCTGCCGCCtgggatggaggctgaagcc is part of the Mesoplodon densirostris isolate mMesDen1 chromosome 5, mMesDen1 primary haplotype, whole genome shotgun sequence genome and encodes:
- the LOC132490552 gene encoding proline-rich protein 23C-like, giving the protein MGSRSRSPSAYPADWWGPQTEGPGPAKRRRTEEPEGPESESESEAAPSLDNLTGPPAADALTSVVVLPAGCALHLPLDDVDVLLEPEPTSVLQVSLRDHTLMLVPEALLGWGVEGPWGQGLQRAAFLSAPGEYMALEPGFFCAAVPEIARQEEVNREEADAELLPPGMEAEAGSVAELRSITARVSGPSAQGFVPEPCPWAPNPSPEKGSPHHDDNLDMHLLEPFPDSPLQPLPPSPIPGPHERPQRPYGPKRKAQRCLFPE